One Nitrospirae bacterium YQR-1 DNA window includes the following coding sequences:
- the rplA gene encoding 50S ribosomal protein L1 has product MGKKYEDVKSKLETLKELSLEDAIEALKSFKYVKFDETVDIALNLGVDPRKSDQMVRGFVVLPHGTGKQVKVLVFAKGEKEKEATEAGADFVGADDMIEKIQKGWLDFDKAVATPDIMGAVGKLGKLLGPRGLMPNPKTGTVTFDVAKAVKEIKAGKVDYRVEKAGIIHMPVGKLSFSTASLVENIKTAVDSVIKAKPQTSKGKYLKRLVVTSTMGPGLKVDFNTVTLTRI; this is encoded by the coding sequence ATGGGTAAGAAGTATGAAGATGTAAAGAGTAAGCTGGAGACTCTCAAAGAGCTCTCTCTAGAGGACGCCATAGAGGCCCTTAAGTCATTTAAGTATGTGAAGTTTGACGAGACTGTGGACATTGCCCTTAACCTGGGTGTTGACCCCAGAAAGAGCGATCAGATGGTCAGAGGTTTTGTTGTGCTCCCTCACGGAACAGGTAAGCAGGTAAAGGTTCTTGTCTTTGCAAAGGGTGAAAAGGAAAAGGAAGCAACCGAGGCAGGCGCTGATTTTGTCGGCGCTGATGACATGATTGAGAAAATCCAAAAGGGCTGGCTTGATTTCGATAAGGCGGTGGCAACACCCGATATTATGGGCGCTGTAGGTAAACTGGGTAAATTACTGGGTCCAAGAGGGCTTATGCCTAACCCCAAAACCGGCACTGTCACTTTTGACGTGGCCAAAGCCGTAAAAGAAATAAAAGCCGGAAAGGTTGACTACAGGGTGGAAAAGGCAGGCATTATTCACATGCCGGTAGGAAAACTCTCTTTCAGTACAGCCTCACTCGTGGAAAATATCAAAACGGCTGTGGATTCCGTAATTAAGGCCAAGCCGCAGACAAGCAAAGGGAAGTATTTAAAAAGGCTTGTGGTCACCTCCACCATGGGACCAGGCCTAAAGGTGGATTTTAACACTGTAACTTTAACAAGGATTTGA